A single Gemmatimonadota bacterium DNA region contains:
- the lptC gene encoding LPS export ABC transporter periplasmic protein LptC produces the protein MTTTILVATLVASGCKSDKTTPPVSARSALADSAGQVMYGAKFNLTDQGVMHAQLVADTAYFFDDNTRVELMHVNSTFYTTAGVKSAVLTSRRGTYHTNTGQMVARGNVVVNSEDGRHLTSEELKYDQSRNEISSDSAFVITEPDRRLAGIGFRSDPNLQNVHVLKVLSGTGGAVIIPTH, from the coding sequence GTGACGACCACCATTCTGGTGGCGACACTTGTCGCGTCCGGCTGCAAGAGCGACAAGACCACCCCACCGGTTTCCGCACGCTCGGCGCTTGCGGATTCCGCGGGTCAGGTGATGTATGGAGCGAAGTTCAATCTCACGGATCAGGGCGTGATGCACGCCCAGCTCGTTGCAGATACCGCGTATTTCTTTGACGACAACACGCGCGTCGAGCTGATGCATGTCAACTCCACTTTCTACACGACCGCTGGCGTCAAGAGCGCAGTGCTGACCTCTCGGCGTGGGACGTATCACACCAACACGGGCCAGATGGTGGCGCGTGGGAATGTAGTGGTGAATTCCGAAGACGGCCGTCACCTCACGTCGGAGGAATTGAAATACGATCAGAGCAGAAACGAGATTTCGAGCGATAGCGCGTTCGTGATTACCGAGCCCGACAGGCGCCTGGCAGGAATCGGGTTCCGGTCAGATCCGAATCTTCAGAACGTTCACGTGCTCAAGGTGCTGTCCGGAACGGGCGGCGCCGTGATCATCCCGACTCACTGA
- a CDS encoding KpsF/GutQ family sugar-phosphate isomerase, with translation MGTSTSLNAGVAARGRRVLRLEAEAISEAESRLGDEFVRAVEMIATARGRVIVCGVGKSGLIGRKIAATLTSTGTPAVFLHAADSIHGDLGIVGEADVAILISKSGESDELLPLLDHLKRLGVRTIAITGDRESTLASHADETLDAWVREEACLHGLVPTTSTTVALALGDALAVALLEEKGFGADDFARFHPGGALGRKLLTRVRDVMLTDSLPTLPPTATVRQAIVELAERRGIVMIIDEVRHVSGIMTAGDLTRLMEREMDVLRVGVSDVMNRSPRVADPEELGSAAVHRMEEHGIMAMPVVAQDGSLVGVVHLHDLMRAGVA, from the coding sequence ATGGGCACGAGTACGTCGTTGAACGCCGGTGTCGCGGCGCGCGGCCGTCGCGTTCTCCGCCTCGAAGCCGAGGCGATCTCCGAGGCCGAGTCGCGCCTGGGCGACGAGTTCGTGCGCGCCGTCGAGATGATAGCCACTGCGCGCGGTCGCGTGATCGTGTGTGGCGTCGGCAAGTCGGGATTGATCGGAAGAAAGATCGCGGCGACCCTCACATCTACAGGAACCCCTGCGGTTTTTCTGCACGCTGCGGACAGCATCCACGGCGATCTCGGAATCGTGGGAGAGGCGGACGTCGCGATTCTCATCTCCAAGAGCGGCGAATCGGATGAACTGCTGCCGTTGCTGGATCATCTCAAGCGACTCGGAGTGCGGACGATCGCGATCACGGGCGATCGGGAATCGACGTTGGCTTCCCACGCCGACGAGACGCTCGACGCGTGGGTACGCGAGGAGGCCTGCCTGCATGGACTCGTCCCGACCACGAGCACCACTGTTGCGCTCGCGCTCGGCGACGCGCTCGCGGTTGCGTTGCTCGAGGAGAAGGGATTCGGTGCAGACGACTTCGCGCGCTTTCATCCTGGCGGCGCGCTGGGTCGCAAGCTTCTCACACGCGTTCGCGACGTGATGCTGACCGACTCGCTGCCGACGCTACCTCCGACGGCGACAGTGCGCCAGGCGATCGTTGAGCTGGCCGAGAGGCGTGGAATCGTGATGATCATCGACGAGGTGCGGCACGTGAGCGGCATAATGACGGCCGGCGATCTGACGCGTCTGATGGAGCGCGAGATGGATGTTCTGCGCGTTGGCGTGTCCGACGTGATGAACCGGTCTCCAAGGGTTGCCGATCCCGAGGAGCTCGGGAGTGCCGCGGTGCATCGAATGGAAGAGCACGGCATCATGGCGATGCCGGTTGTAGCGCAGGATGGTTCGCTCGTCGGTGTGGTGCACCTGCACGATCTCATGCGCGCGGGGGTGGCTTGA